Proteins encoded together in one Neobacillus sp. FSL H8-0543 window:
- a CDS encoding formate dehydrogenase accessory protein FdhE gives MKKSVVSKEYQNLHKDILKLQEKWKQSINPESITPNLDKAAMSAGVPAAALTAIDFDISLFLQWIEEIKSLLIENNPELEPKLAGISNLLNEEVAIRWIDEAFSFNQFYFGNFAEENGLEDWIPQFLAESALRPYLQLTAEAVQEGIQRAVPGAGCPVCGEPARLAVLEGEGQKVMQCPRCLVHWDAKRLECAHCGNDDHKTIQFLTIEGDAASQIQVCEECKGYIKVIDTRQYLSKPSSAMLDLNTIHLDFIAQENGYQAVGEKKLTN, from the coding sequence ATGAAAAAGTCAGTAGTTTCAAAGGAATATCAAAATTTGCACAAAGACATATTAAAGCTGCAAGAAAAGTGGAAACAGAGCATTAATCCAGAATCTATTACACCAAACCTTGATAAAGCTGCTATGTCAGCAGGAGTGCCTGCTGCAGCATTAACGGCTATTGATTTTGATATTTCACTATTCCTACAGTGGATAGAGGAAATAAAATCCTTATTAATCGAGAATAATCCCGAACTTGAACCGAAACTGGCAGGAATCAGTAATCTGCTTAATGAAGAAGTAGCTATCCGTTGGATTGATGAAGCATTTTCCTTCAACCAGTTTTATTTTGGCAACTTTGCCGAGGAAAACGGACTGGAAGATTGGATTCCACAATTCCTCGCAGAATCTGCACTTCGTCCCTATTTGCAGCTAACTGCTGAAGCTGTACAAGAAGGAATTCAGCGTGCTGTCCCAGGTGCAGGATGCCCAGTTTGCGGTGAACCAGCACGACTTGCCGTTCTTGAAGGGGAAGGACAAAAGGTGATGCAATGCCCGCGCTGTCTAGTTCATTGGGATGCGAAACGCCTAGAATGTGCCCACTGTGGGAATGACGATCACAAGACCATTCAGTTTTTAACAATCGAAGGCGATGCTGCTTCACAAATTCAGGTTTGCGAAGAATGTAAAGGATATATTAAAGTAATAGATACAAGACAATACCTCAGCAAACCATCTTCTGCTATGCTAGATTTAAATACAATACATCTAGATTTCATCGCCCAGGAAAATGGCTATCAAGCCGTTGGGGAGAAAAAACTTACAAATTAA
- a CDS encoding cytochrome b/b6 domain-containing protein: MSNQQKPTVKVRRFSKAFVWAHGVNAISFFALYITALPMYTDFFNWLYPVLGGPEGARLLHRIFAVAFITPTFIWVIWDFKGFKLWMKELVTWKKRDIGFFTEFVKELFGFKFKHIRQSFFNAGEKINSIIQIVTALLIIGSGFPMWFPEFFPRAVVQWGYFLHNVGFGLAIAVVVGHVYLSVVHKNSRPGYSGVITGEVPAWWAKEHYPDWYDEEVAKGNFPDLDDPKGHGKGKNKKKGA; encoded by the coding sequence ATGAGTAATCAGCAGAAGCCTACAGTAAAAGTAAGACGTTTTTCTAAAGCCTTTGTTTGGGCACATGGTGTTAACGCCATATCCTTCTTTGCCCTTTATATCACAGCATTACCAATGTACACCGATTTCTTTAATTGGTTATATCCGGTACTAGGCGGACCTGAAGGTGCACGTTTACTTCATCGGATTTTCGCAGTAGCGTTTATTACGCCAACGTTCATCTGGGTAATTTGGGACTTCAAGGGCTTTAAGCTTTGGATGAAAGAGCTTGTTACGTGGAAAAAGAGGGATATTGGTTTCTTTACTGAATTTGTTAAAGAACTGTTCGGATTCAAATTCAAACATATTAGACAATCATTCTTTAACGCAGGTGAGAAAATCAACTCAATCATCCAAATTGTTACAGCGTTATTGATTATTGGCTCTGGATTCCCAATGTGGTTCCCTGAATTCTTCCCTAGGGCAGTCGTTCAGTGGGGATACTTCCTTCATAACGTAGGCTTTGGTCTTGCGATTGCAGTAGTAGTTGGCCATGTCTACCTTAGTGTAGTTCACAAAAACTCTCGCCCTGGTTATTCAGGCGTTATTACAGGGGAAGTACCAGCTTGGTGGGCAAAAGAGCACTATCCTGACTGGTATGATGAAGAAGTAGCAAAAGGCAACTTCCCTGACCTAGATGATCCAAAAGGCCATGGTAAAGGCAAAAACAAGAAAAAAGGCGCATGA
- the glp gene encoding gephyrin-like molybdotransferase Glp translates to MQFFKVKTVEETFDLIEEQVAAIKETEVRSLENALHYILAVPVTAKENVPGFDRSTVDGYAVRARDTYGSSESMPGFLNVIGEVKMGEASAYQVGLGEAVYVPTGGMLPAGSDSVIMIEHCEDIDGLLNVYKQIAPNENVIRTGEDIRSGEVLLNEGTMLRPQELGALASLGVSEVTVFRKLKAGYLSSGDEIVPYQTENLLVGQIRDINYLTIAGLAAEWDIEVIYGGIVKDDFQEFQQRAKELYDQVDCLILSGGSSVGAKDYTIEVIDSLGTPGVFVHGISIKPGKPTILAMANGKPVIGLPGHPASAMIIFKLFGEKVLEKLKGKKAEKKLDRVFARMTKNIPSAPGRSDYIRVRLFEKEGEWWAEPIIGKSGLITTLVKSDGIVEITSEKEGISQGEYVPVIATR, encoded by the coding sequence ATGCAATTTTTCAAAGTAAAAACAGTCGAAGAAACCTTCGACTTAATAGAAGAACAGGTCGCAGCAATTAAAGAGACCGAGGTACGATCACTGGAAAATGCCCTTCACTATATTTTAGCGGTGCCTGTCACCGCCAAGGAAAATGTCCCGGGTTTTGACCGTTCAACCGTTGATGGCTATGCTGTACGAGCGAGAGATACTTATGGTTCCTCTGAATCGATGCCGGGTTTTTTAAATGTAATCGGTGAAGTGAAAATGGGTGAAGCCTCAGCTTACCAGGTTGGGCTTGGAGAAGCCGTATATGTTCCAACTGGGGGCATGCTTCCAGCAGGCAGTGATAGTGTTATCATGATTGAGCATTGTGAAGACATCGATGGTTTACTTAATGTATATAAGCAAATTGCTCCTAATGAGAATGTCATTCGTACAGGAGAGGATATCCGCAGCGGCGAGGTTCTTCTGAACGAAGGAACCATGTTACGCCCACAAGAATTAGGTGCCCTCGCTTCGTTAGGCGTTAGTGAGGTAACTGTTTTTCGTAAACTTAAGGCAGGATATCTTTCCTCCGGGGATGAAATTGTACCCTATCAAACAGAGAATCTTTTAGTAGGACAAATTCGTGATATCAACTATTTAACGATTGCTGGTTTAGCGGCTGAATGGGATATAGAAGTGATCTATGGCGGTATAGTTAAGGATGACTTCCAGGAATTCCAACAGCGGGCAAAGGAACTTTACGACCAAGTTGATTGTTTAATCCTCTCTGGAGGAAGTTCGGTCGGTGCCAAGGACTATACCATCGAAGTAATTGATTCTTTAGGAACACCGGGAGTATTCGTCCACGGCATTTCTATTAAGCCTGGGAAGCCAACCATCCTTGCCATGGCAAATGGAAAACCCGTAATTGGATTACCAGGGCATCCAGCATCGGCAATGATTATTTTTAAACTATTTGGCGAGAAAGTATTGGAGAAACTTAAAGGTAAGAAGGCAGAAAAAAAACTAGACCGAGTTTTTGCCCGGATGACGAAAAACATCCCTTCGGCACCTGGCCGTTCAGATTACATCCGTGTACGCCTATTTGAAAAAGAAGGCGAATGGTGGGCAGAGCCGATTATTGGAAAATCCGGACTGATTACGACACTTGTAAAAAGTGATGGAATAGTCGAGATTACTTCAGAAAAAGAGGGTATTTCACAGGGTGAGTATGTGCCTGTGATTGCAACACGATAA
- the fdnG gene encoding formate dehydrogenase-N subunit alpha, producing MNLNRRQFLKLSGATAATLAVVELGFNEKKAHASTKEFKIASSTVTPTICCFCGVGCGILVHTKDNEVVYTEGDPDNPINEGKLCSKGTTIRQLYTSEKRVKKPLYRAPGSSKWEEKEWEWMYETIAKRTKETRDKTFVEKEDGLIVNKTEAIASLGGAALDNEECYLLAKMMRGLGVTYLEHQARIUHSSTVAGLAPSFGRGAMTNHWNDLQYTDCALIMGANPAENHPISFRWLQKAKDKGGKIVSVDPRYTRTSSMSDVYAPLRSGTDIPFVGGMINYALENNLYHKEYVAKYTNASFIVKDSFKFNDGLFSGYDEAKRAYDKTQWAWETNEDGTPVKDETLEHPRSVFQLMKKHYSRYNVDAVTSVTGTSKEDYLKVCETFCSTGQVGKSGTILYAMGTTQHTVGTQNVRAFAIIQMLLGNIGLPGGGINAMRGESNVQGSTDFALLYDTIPGYLATPKAIPEHATLEGYNAKETPKTGYQSNKPKFVASLLKAWYGPNATKDNEFGYQNLPKGNKNYSHINLFNAMYKGELEGAFLFGTNPVVGGPNAGKEKEALGNLKWLVAVDLWETESSAFWQKEAGSDPSKINTEVFFLPACSSYEKEGSISNSGRWMQYRWQAIKPLGESKADLEIIHELATRIKALYKNEASPASKTINALYWNYGEGHHPDIDLVCKEINGYDVNTGKQVAGFGALKDDGSTCSGNWIYSGFYPEEGKNRAKNRDNKDTGMSNYLNWAFAWPANRRIIYNRASADPSGKPWSKDKAVIWWDDVQKKWVGHDVPDFVPTKAPTDPTGTDPFIMNKDGVGLLYAPTLNDGPFPEHYEPFESPVANPFSSQEMNPAAVVIEGDFNKRGFKADFPIVATTYRVSEHWQSGSMTRNQPWLSELVPHMYVEISEELAKEKGIKNKDKILVSSARGEVKAFAMVTKRFKPYTINGKKVHQIGMPWHFGYKGIATGDTANRLTPHIGDANTTIPEYKAFLCDVRRAD from the coding sequence AACGAGTAAAAAAACCTTTATATCGTGCACCAGGAAGCAGTAAATGGGAAGAAAAAGAATGGGAATGGATGTATGAAACCATTGCCAAGCGCACAAAAGAAACACGTGACAAAACATTTGTCGAAAAAGAAGATGGCTTGATTGTAAATAAGACTGAGGCGATTGCCAGTCTTGGTGGAGCAGCTCTTGACAATGAAGAGTGTTATCTGCTGGCGAAAATGATGAGAGGGCTTGGTGTTACCTATTTAGAGCACCAGGCACGAATATGACATAGTTCTACGGTTGCCGGTCTGGCACCTTCATTTGGACGTGGAGCAATGACTAACCATTGGAATGATTTGCAATATACGGATTGTGCATTGATTATGGGCGCAAACCCTGCTGAAAATCATCCAATAAGCTTTAGATGGCTGCAAAAAGCAAAGGATAAAGGCGGAAAGATTGTTAGCGTGGATCCACGTTACACAAGAACCTCGTCAATGTCTGATGTTTATGCACCGCTTCGCTCAGGAACGGATATTCCGTTTGTCGGCGGGATGATTAACTATGCGCTAGAAAATAATCTTTACCACAAAGAGTATGTTGCTAAATATACAAACGCAAGCTTTATCGTAAAAGACAGCTTTAAATTTAATGATGGTTTATTCTCAGGATATGACGAAGCAAAACGTGCTTATGATAAAACACAATGGGCATGGGAAACAAATGAAGATGGAACACCAGTGAAGGATGAAACATTAGAACATCCTCGTTCCGTATTCCAATTAATGAAAAAGCATTACTCGCGTTATAATGTTGATGCAGTTACTTCAGTAACAGGGACATCAAAAGAAGACTATTTAAAGGTTTGTGAAACATTCTGTTCAACAGGTCAAGTAGGTAAATCAGGAACGATTTTGTATGCGATGGGAACAACACAACATACTGTTGGCACCCAAAATGTTCGCGCTTTCGCCATCATTCAGATGCTTCTTGGAAATATCGGCCTTCCAGGCGGAGGAATTAATGCAATGCGCGGTGAATCCAATGTTCAAGGTTCAACCGACTTTGCACTATTGTATGATACAATCCCAGGTTACCTGGCAACACCAAAAGCAATTCCAGAGCATGCCACACTTGAGGGCTATAATGCAAAGGAAACACCGAAAACAGGCTATCAAAGTAATAAACCAAAATTCGTTGCCAGTCTTTTAAAAGCTTGGTATGGTCCGAATGCAACAAAGGATAATGAATTTGGCTATCAAAATCTGCCAAAAGGTAATAAAAACTACTCACACATTAACTTGTTTAATGCGATGTATAAAGGCGAGCTAGAAGGAGCGTTCCTATTTGGTACCAACCCAGTTGTCGGCGGACCGAACGCTGGAAAAGAAAAAGAAGCTCTTGGAAACCTTAAGTGGTTAGTAGCAGTTGATCTTTGGGAAACTGAATCATCAGCCTTCTGGCAAAAAGAAGCTGGCAGCGACCCATCTAAGATTAATACAGAAGTATTCTTCCTTCCTGCATGTTCTTCTTATGAAAAAGAAGGAAGCATATCTAACAGCGGCCGTTGGATGCAGTACCGTTGGCAGGCAATTAAGCCATTAGGTGAGTCAAAAGCAGACTTAGAAATTATCCATGAGCTTGCGACAAGAATTAAAGCACTTTATAAAAATGAAGCAAGTCCTGCTTCAAAAACAATCAATGCTCTTTACTGGAATTACGGTGAAGGACATCATCCGGATATTGATTTAGTTTGTAAGGAAATCAACGGCTATGATGTAAATACTGGTAAACAGGTTGCCGGCTTTGGTGCTCTTAAAGATGACGGGTCAACCTGCTCGGGTAACTGGATCTATTCTGGTTTCTATCCTGAAGAAGGAAAAAATCGTGCGAAAAACCGTGACAACAAAGATACAGGCATGAGTAATTACCTGAATTGGGCATTTGCATGGCCAGCAAACCGCCGAATTATCTACAACCGTGCATCAGCAGATCCAAGCGGTAAGCCATGGAGCAAGGATAAAGCAGTTATCTGGTGGGATGATGTTCAAAAGAAATGGGTTGGACATGACGTACCTGACTTTGTTCCAACAAAAGCTCCAACAGATCCAACAGGAACCGATCCGTTTATCATGAACAAGGATGGAGTAGGCTTACTGTACGCACCAACATTAAATGACGGTCCGTTCCCTGAACACTATGAACCATTTGAAAGCCCGGTAGCAAATCCTTTTTCAAGCCAAGAAATGAATCCAGCGGCTGTTGTAATTGAAGGAGACTTCAATAAACGTGGATTCAAAGCGGACTTCCCGATTGTTGCTACAACTTACCGCGTTAGTGAGCATTGGCAATCAGGTTCAATGACCCGTAATCAGCCATGGCTATCAGAGCTTGTACCACATATGTATGTGGAAATAAGTGAAGAATTAGCAAAAGAAAAAGGCATTAAGAACAAAGACAAAATTCTTGTAAGCTCTGCACGCGGAGAGGTAAAAGCCTTCGCCATGGTGACTAAACGTTTTAAACCTTATACTATAAACGGTAAGAAGGTTCATCAAATCGGAATGCCATGGCATTTTGGATACAAGGGAATCGCAACTGGGGATACAGCAAATCGCCTGACACCTCATATCGGGGATGCAAATACAACCATACCTGAGTATAAGGCATTCCTATGTGACGTAAGGAGGGCTGACTAA
- a CDS encoding molybdenum cofactor biosynthesis protein MoaE: protein MNFQISKEPINTQEVIDKVVQREAGAITTFIGTVRELTKGKKTLFLIYEAYEAMAVKKLEQIGKEIEERWEGSRVAITHRVGRLDITDIAVVIAVSTPHRADSYEANRYAIERIKEIVPIWKKEHWEDGEEWMGNQLETVAYPTGKPEESDLNE, encoded by the coding sequence ATGAACTTCCAGATTTCAAAAGAACCAATCAACACACAAGAGGTTATTGATAAAGTGGTCCAGCGTGAAGCTGGCGCAATCACTACGTTTATTGGAACCGTCCGGGAATTAACCAAGGGAAAAAAGACGCTTTTCTTAATTTATGAAGCATATGAAGCAATGGCTGTGAAGAAACTTGAACAAATCGGCAAGGAAATCGAAGAGCGCTGGGAAGGCTCCCGCGTCGCGATTACGCACCGTGTTGGTCGTTTAGATATAACTGATATTGCAGTTGTCATTGCCGTCTCTACGCCCCATCGTGCCGATTCATATGAGGCAAATCGCTATGCAATTGAACGAATTAAGGAAATTGTCCCAATCTGGAAAAAAGAGCATTGGGAAGATGGCGAAGAGTGGATGGGCAATCAGCTTGAAACCGTTGCCTATCCTACTGGAAAACCAGAGGAGAGTGATTTAAATGAATAA
- a CDS encoding molybdenum cofactor guanylyltransferase, translating to MKAAAIILSGGKSSRMGTNKALLKINEKTNIERLIETLKVHFDDIILVTNEPEHYQFLGVKLVADHYPNKGPLAGFHAGLTASSYDVNFIVACDMPFVTGALAETLVNNINHYDAVVPVINGKIQTLCAVFQKSTVKKIEECIENGRLPIKHLLDHLNVLSLSEKELQAYSNGDIERVFFNMNYPHEYEEAKRWFEANQQGR from the coding sequence ATGAAGGCTGCGGCTATTATTTTATCAGGTGGAAAATCGAGCAGGATGGGTACAAACAAGGCTCTCTTAAAAATAAATGAGAAAACCAATATTGAACGCCTGATAGAAACACTTAAGGTACATTTTGATGATATAATTCTGGTAACCAACGAACCCGAACACTATCAATTTTTGGGAGTGAAATTGGTAGCAGATCATTATCCAAATAAAGGACCGCTTGCCGGCTTTCATGCTGGATTAACAGCTTCTTCCTATGATGTAAATTTCATCGTTGCCTGTGATATGCCGTTTGTTACTGGAGCGCTTGCAGAAACCCTAGTGAACAATATTAACCATTATGATGCAGTAGTACCCGTAATTAATGGAAAAATACAAACCTTATGTGCCGTTTTTCAAAAGAGTACGGTAAAGAAAATAGAAGAATGTATTGAGAATGGACGTCTTCCTATCAAACATTTGCTTGACCACTTAAACGTCCTATCTCTATCTGAAAAGGAATTACAAGCTTACAGTAACGGCGACATCGAGCGTGTCTTTTTCAACATGAATTATCCGCATGAATATGAAGAGGCAAAAAGGTGGTTCGAGGCAAATCAGCAAGGGAGGTAG
- a CDS encoding molybdopterin biosynthesis protein, whose translation MEHIRYKRKIYLEDKPRSEAKREILEAFQLPLEIERIPTSAALGRVTAEPIFAQNSTPHYHASAMDGIAVIAESTYNAHEQNPLQLKQGKEFSYVDTGNAIPAPFNAVIMIENVDILDADTIEIIEPATPWQHIRPIGEDVVQEEMLFPQGHILRPADLGVLLSSQQLELPVVKKPVVTIIPTGNELVDADSSLTAGKIIEFNGTVFAGFVKEWGAEPKLHSIVKDEPERIKAALLEAAETSDIIVINAGSSAGSKDYTVHIIAEIGTVFTHGVAARPGKPVILGKINGKIVVGVPGYPVSAYLALEWFVRPLLCKYLQIPEPKRQTVTVKLGRRIVSGMGAEDFVRMNIGYVNGQFVANPLTRAAGVTMSYVRADGLLVVPANVIGYEQGDHVEVELLRPLEEIKNAIMFCGSHDLTIDLLSSQLKRVRTDMKIVSAHVGSMAGIMAIRKGEAHVAGIHLLDPNTKQYNISYVKKLLAGQDIVLYPFLKRMQGWILPKGNPLAIETIDDVAKKQANYVNRQKGAGTRILLDLLLTEAGLAPEEIVGYEREMFSHLAVAAEVKGDAKGAGLGIYPAAKAMDLDFIPVADEEYDLVMTKSFFESESGQLLIGIIQSDIFKQQVEKIGGYVVVENAKPKSLS comes from the coding sequence ATGGAACACATTCGCTATAAACGTAAAATTTATTTAGAGGACAAACCCCGATCGGAAGCGAAGCGAGAGATTCTCGAAGCGTTTCAGCTGCCCCTTGAAATTGAAAGGATTCCAACAAGTGCTGCCTTAGGCCGTGTTACAGCCGAGCCGATATTTGCGCAGAATTCAACACCTCATTATCACGCTTCGGCAATGGATGGAATTGCCGTTATCGCTGAAAGTACGTACAATGCACACGAGCAAAATCCTCTTCAACTCAAACAGGGTAAAGAGTTTTCATATGTAGATACGGGAAATGCGATTCCTGCTCCGTTCAATGCGGTAATCATGATTGAAAATGTCGACATTCTTGATGCAGATACGATTGAAATTATCGAACCTGCGACACCATGGCAGCATATTCGCCCGATTGGTGAAGATGTGGTTCAGGAGGAAATGCTTTTTCCGCAAGGGCATATTCTTAGACCTGCAGATTTAGGTGTACTATTATCCTCCCAGCAGCTCGAACTTCCGGTTGTGAAAAAGCCGGTAGTTACGATCATCCCTACTGGAAACGAGCTAGTTGATGCGGATTCATCCCTAACTGCCGGAAAAATTATAGAATTTAACGGGACGGTTTTTGCGGGTTTCGTTAAGGAATGGGGCGCAGAGCCGAAGTTACATAGTATTGTGAAAGATGAGCCGGAACGGATTAAAGCAGCACTCTTGGAAGCAGCTGAAACGTCTGATATTATTGTTATCAATGCTGGCTCTTCGGCAGGTTCGAAGGATTATACCGTTCATATTATTGCTGAAATCGGAACGGTTTTCACACATGGTGTTGCCGCACGGCCAGGTAAACCTGTTATTTTAGGAAAAATTAACGGCAAAATTGTTGTTGGTGTGCCAGGGTATCCAGTTTCCGCTTATTTGGCATTAGAATGGTTTGTTCGCCCATTGTTGTGCAAGTATTTACAAATTCCTGAACCAAAAAGACAAACGGTAACAGTTAAGCTTGGGCGCCGTATTGTCTCAGGTATGGGTGCAGAGGACTTTGTCCGAATGAATATTGGCTATGTGAATGGACAATTTGTTGCCAATCCGCTGACTAGGGCTGCTGGAGTGACAATGTCCTATGTCAGAGCAGATGGCCTCCTAGTTGTACCCGCAAACGTAATCGGCTATGAACAAGGGGACCACGTCGAAGTAGAGTTGTTGCGTCCGCTTGAAGAAATAAAAAATGCGATTATGTTTTGCGGCAGCCACGATTTAACGATCGATCTTTTATCGTCACAGTTGAAACGAGTGCGAACAGACATGAAAATTGTCTCTGCACATGTTGGCAGTATGGCCGGGATCATGGCGATTCGCAAAGGTGAGGCCCATGTAGCGGGCATTCATTTGCTTGACCCAAATACAAAGCAATATAATATTTCCTATGTAAAGAAATTATTAGCAGGGCAAGACATTGTTCTTTATCCATTTTTAAAAAGAATGCAAGGCTGGATTTTGCCAAAAGGAAATCCGCTTGCTATTGAAACGATTGATGACGTGGCAAAAAAGCAGGCAAACTATGTTAACCGACAAAAAGGGGCAGGGACGAGGATTCTCTTGGATTTGCTGCTTACAGAAGCGGGTCTTGCACCTGAAGAAATCGTCGGTTATGAACGCGAAATGTTTTCGCATTTAGCGGTAGCAGCGGAAGTAAAGGGAGATGCTAAGGGCGCGGGATTAGGAATCTATCCCGCAGCAAAAGCCATGGATTTAGACTTTATTCCGGTTGCTGATGAAGAATATGATTTGGTTATGACAAAAAGCTTTTTTGAAAGCGAAAGCGGCCAGCTGTTAATCGGAATTATTCAATCGGATATTTTTAAACAGCAGGTTGAAAAGATTGGCGGCTACGTTGTTGTCGAAAATGCAAAACCAAAAAGCTTGAGTTAA
- a CDS encoding 4Fe-4S dicluster domain-containing protein: MATEYVKYVDVTKCDGCRACMVACKNWNDLPAEPQDFLGSAQSHTKTTADTWNVLQYIEHEDSKGNLDYLFRHSTCFHCTDAACEKVCPENAISYTKFGTVVIDQDACVGCGYCTQNCPFEVISLKEYKDKNGKEYRKAHKCTQCTDRIEEGLQPACVTTCHTGAMEFGDQKAMIQKAEQRVKEIKGRYPNAMVYNPQGVGGTHTIYVLAEKPSVYGLPENPVVPTSAVLWKDYAQPLGKMMIGATTMAVVGAFITNNIISKKNKGKDEDGGESHE; encoded by the coding sequence ATGGCTACTGAATATGTGAAATATGTCGATGTTACCAAGTGTGACGGCTGCCGTGCCTGTATGGTAGCTTGTAAAAACTGGAATGACCTTCCAGCTGAACCGCAGGATTTCTTAGGAAGTGCCCAGTCACATACCAAGACAACTGCCGATACTTGGAACGTTTTACAATATATCGAGCATGAAGATTCAAAAGGAAATCTTGACTACCTTTTCCGTCACTCTACCTGTTTCCATTGTACGGATGCAGCCTGTGAAAAGGTTTGTCCGGAAAATGCAATCAGCTACACAAAGTTCGGCACCGTTGTCATTGATCAAGATGCCTGTGTAGGTTGTGGGTATTGTACGCAAAACTGTCCGTTTGAAGTTATTTCTCTTAAAGAATATAAGGATAAAAACGGTAAGGAATACAGAAAAGCACATAAATGTACACAATGTACGGACCGTATTGAGGAAGGCCTACAGCCAGCTTGCGTTACAACTTGTCATACAGGTGCAATGGAGTTTGGCGATCAAAAGGCAATGATCCAAAAGGCAGAACAACGTGTCAAAGAAATTAAAGGACGTTACCCTAATGCCATGGTTTATAACCCACAGGGAGTTGGCGGTACGCACACGATTTATGTATTAGCAGAAAAGCCATCTGTCTACGGATTGCCTGAAAACCCAGTTGTTCCAACATCAGCTGTCCTTTGGAAGGATTATGCACAGCCACTAGGTAAGATGATGATTGGTGCCACAACAATGGCAGTTGTCGGAGCATTTATTACTAACAATATTATCAGTAAAAAAAATAAAGGAAAAGACGAAGACGGAGGTGAAAGCCATGAGTAA
- the moaD gene encoding molybdopterin converting factor subunit 1 codes for MNKVLFFAHLRDAVGEEFLKLDAAGKTVADLKEELASKYDLPKLDTVMTAVNEEFAQDDEVIGEGDEIAFIPPVSGG; via the coding sequence ATGAATAAGGTTCTCTTTTTTGCTCATTTGCGTGATGCTGTCGGTGAAGAGTTTCTTAAACTTGATGCTGCTGGAAAAACTGTCGCTGATTTGAAGGAAGAGTTGGCGTCAAAGTACGACCTGCCAAAATTAGACACGGTAATGACAGCCGTCAACGAAGAATTTGCCCAGGATGATGAAGTTATTGGGGAAGGCGACGAGATTGCTTTTATCCCGCCAGTAAGCGGCGGCTGA